A genomic segment from bacterium HR17 encodes:
- a CDS encoding putative FAD-linked oxidoreductase encodes MTALPFAVQDLTEQVQVDGQRPAEVWLPETVEQVAEAMALAFERNLAVIPLGNGTKRHIGLPPSRYDVALCLRKLCGFVEYAPDDLVVIVKAGTTLAELQQALRERGQFLPLDPPFPERTTVGGVVATAMTGPCRCLYGAVREHLLGIKVVQPDGKVTRFGGKVVKNVAGYDVTKLYVGSFGTLGVIVEANFKVRPLPETQATLPLWADDTDAVERFLSALVLSDVTPACAELLNATALEQTGIGALLVPKGRYCLLLGFDGFREEVAWWLGEAQRLAATAGLAVADTLEGETEKALRAQVRDAHAGEGATWVLRVILPSSEVCGFTEKVQRVLGERSGVLAHSLNGVLRVLVHEPFNEEMADAVTALLQHAVKQGGNLVVEKVPTEWKKRLPVWGQLPSAWQLMQRLKAALDPKGILAPGRVV; translated from the coding sequence GTGACGGCGCTCCCTTTCGCCGTCCAAGACCTGACAGAACAGGTGCAAGTGGATGGACAACGGCCAGCAGAAGTGTGGCTGCCCGAGACGGTAGAACAAGTTGCGGAAGCGATGGCTCTCGCTTTTGAGCGCAACTTGGCGGTCATCCCGCTAGGCAACGGGACGAAACGCCACATCGGGTTGCCCCCATCTCGCTACGATGTGGCGCTGTGCCTGCGGAAGTTGTGCGGGTTCGTGGAGTATGCGCCCGACGATTTGGTCGTCATCGTCAAGGCGGGCACGACTTTGGCGGAGTTGCAACAAGCCTTGCGTGAACGCGGGCAGTTTTTACCCCTTGACCCGCCCTTTCCTGAACGCACCACGGTGGGCGGCGTCGTGGCGACAGCGATGACAGGACCATGCCGTTGCCTGTATGGCGCCGTGCGCGAACACCTTTTGGGCATCAAGGTTGTGCAACCTGACGGCAAGGTCACCCGCTTTGGCGGCAAAGTCGTCAAAAATGTCGCAGGCTACGATGTGACGAAATTGTATGTCGGCTCGTTTGGGACATTAGGCGTTATCGTGGAAGCCAATTTCAAGGTGCGTCCGTTGCCCGAAACGCAAGCGACTTTGCCTCTGTGGGCGGATGACACCGACGCTGTTGAACGCTTCTTGAGCGCGTTGGTGCTCAGTGATGTCACACCTGCTTGCGCTGAATTGCTGAACGCGACTGCGTTGGAGCAAACAGGTATCGGAGCGCTGCTGGTGCCAAAAGGGCGTTATTGTTTGCTGCTGGGCTTTGACGGTTTCCGCGAAGAAGTGGCATGGTGGCTGGGTGAAGCGCAGCGATTGGCGGCGACGGCGGGTTTGGCGGTCGCTGACACCCTTGAAGGGGAAACGGAAAAAGCGCTGCGGGCGCAGGTGCGTGACGCCCACGCAGGCGAAGGGGCAACTTGGGTGTTGCGGGTAATTTTGCCGTCGTCGGAAGTGTGTGGCTTCACAGAAAAGGTGCAACGCGTGTTGGGTGAACGCAGCGGCGTGTTGGCGCACAGCCTTAACGGTGTCTTGCGGGTGCTAGTGCATGAACCGTTCAACGAAGAAATGGCGGACGCCGTCACCGCGTTGCTGCAACACGCCGTTAAACAGGGCGGCAACTTGGTCGTGGAGAAGGTGCCAACGGAATGGAAAAAGCGTCTACCCGTTTGGGGGCAACTGCCGTCGGCGTGGCAGTTGATGCAGCGCTTGAAGGCAGCGTTAGACCCCAAAGGCATCCTGGCGCCAGGGCGCGTCGTGTAA